A stretch of the Mesorhizobium huakuii genome encodes the following:
- the msrB gene encoding peptide-methionine (R)-S-oxide reductase MsrB: MNRRDFLLSGAAAIGVVGAAATMLRMGSPQVAQAAEKFEITKTDDEWKAILSPAAFDVLRKQGTEYPGTSPLLNEHRKGIFACAGCDLPVYPSETKFDSGTGWPSFWQEIANGIGKTEDRSLGMTRTEVHCRRCGGHLGHVFDDGPAPTGLRHCINGVALNFKPAAA; encoded by the coding sequence ATGAACCGTCGCGACTTTCTTTTGAGCGGTGCCGCCGCCATCGGCGTCGTCGGGGCCGCGGCAACCATGCTGCGCATGGGCAGTCCGCAGGTGGCACAGGCCGCCGAGAAATTCGAGATCACCAAGACGGACGACGAGTGGAAAGCCATCCTGTCGCCGGCCGCCTTCGACGTGCTGCGCAAGCAAGGCACGGAGTATCCCGGCACCAGCCCGCTGCTCAACGAGCACCGCAAGGGCATTTTTGCCTGCGCGGGCTGCGACCTGCCGGTCTATCCCTCGGAGACGAAGTTCGATTCCGGCACCGGCTGGCCGAGCTTCTGGCAGGAGATCGCCAACGGCATCGGCAAGACCGAGGACAGGTCGCTTGGCATGACGCGCACCGAGGTGCATTGCCGCCGCTGCGGCGGCCATCTCGGCCATGTCTTCGACGACGGACCGGCGCCGACCGGCCTGCGCCACTGCATCAACGGCGTGGCGCTGAACTTCAAGCCCGCCGCGGCCTGA
- a CDS encoding fasciclin domain-containing protein, translating to MRRIATLLLAGTIAVSALATAAYAEDPMVGGAAMYAQKNIVENAVNSKDHTTLVAAVKAAGLVETLQGAGPFTVFAPTNEAFAALPAGTVDTLLKPENKDKLTKILACHVIGAKAMAADVASMAKADGGTHKVKTVGGCELSLKAEGGKVTVTDENGNVANVTIADVEQSNGVIHVIDKVLLPKM from the coding sequence ATGCGTAGAATCGCCACCCTTTTGCTCGCCGGTACGATCGCCGTTTCCGCGCTTGCCACCGCTGCCTATGCCGAAGACCCGATGGTCGGCGGCGCCGCCATGTATGCCCAGAAGAACATCGTCGAGAACGCCGTCAATTCGAAGGACCACACGACGCTGGTCGCCGCCGTCAAGGCGGCCGGCCTGGTCGAGACCCTACAGGGCGCCGGCCCGTTCACCGTTTTCGCGCCGACCAACGAGGCCTTCGCCGCGCTGCCGGCCGGCACGGTCGACACGCTGCTCAAGCCTGAGAACAAGGACAAGCTCACCAAGATCCTGGCCTGCCATGTCATCGGCGCCAAGGCGATGGCGGCTGATGTCGCCTCGATGGCCAAGGCTGACGGCGGCACGCACAAGGTCAAGACGGTCGGCGGCTGCGAGCTGTCGCTGAAGGCCGAGGGCGGCAAGGTCACCGTCACCGACGAGAACGGAAACGTCGCCAATGTGACGATCGCCGATGTCGAGCAGTCCAACGGCGTCATCCACGTCATCGACAAGGTTTTGCTCCCGAAGATGTGA
- a CDS encoding anti-sigma factor: MTLAEDNGPERGGDDLFAAEYVLGVLPVEERQIASRRIDTETDFARLVDGWEVHLSPLAVAYAEVEPPPSVKVAIDRRLFSSTAQTSAAPSAGLWSSLAFWRGLAVAAVAALALYVVVPYVNRPAEQPQARLVASLAADGSDVKYLAVYDSERHEVSLSHVSGTLASGKDFELWMIEGKNAPVSMGVIPAGATAHIGVSPATQQKLAQGAVLAVSLEPSGGSPTGQPTGPVVAAGDLKGI, encoded by the coding sequence ATGACACTGGCAGAGGACAATGGACCGGAACGTGGAGGCGACGACCTGTTCGCCGCCGAATACGTTCTCGGCGTTCTGCCGGTGGAAGAGCGGCAGATCGCATCCAGGCGCATCGACACCGAGACCGATTTCGCGCGGCTCGTCGATGGCTGGGAAGTGCACCTCTCGCCGCTGGCCGTTGCCTATGCGGAGGTCGAGCCGCCGCCTTCGGTGAAGGTGGCGATCGACCGCCGCCTGTTTTCGAGCACGGCTCAAACCTCTGCCGCACCAAGCGCCGGCCTGTGGTCCAGCCTCGCCTTCTGGCGCGGCCTTGCCGTCGCGGCTGTTGCTGCCCTGGCTCTCTATGTCGTCGTGCCCTATGTCAATCGGCCGGCCGAACAGCCGCAGGCGCGGCTTGTCGCCTCGCTGGCCGCCGACGGCAGCGACGTAAAATATCTCGCCGTCTATGATTCCGAGCGGCATGAGGTCAGCCTTTCACACGTTTCCGGCACGCTCGCTTCCGGCAAGGACTTCGAACTTTGGATGATCGAGGGCAAGAACGCGCCGGTCTCGATGGGCGTCATCCCGGCCGGCGCGACCGCGCATATCGGGGTCTCGCCCGCCACGCAGCAGAAGCTGGCGCAGGGCGCGGTGCTGGCTGTCAGCCTGGAGCCTTCAGGCGGTTCGCCGACCGGACAGCCGACCGGGCCGGTGGTTGCCGCGGGCGATCTGAAGGGCATCTGA
- a CDS encoding sigma-70 family RNA polymerase sigma factor: MTPQDITKLIVRTSMKDRAAFDLLYRQTSAKLFGVCLRVLNDRGDAEEALQEVFVKIWTKADRFAVSDLSPISWLVAIARNHAIDRVRARRKPAADIDAALDVADPAPGPEAMVVAGDESERIHHCLEELEKDRAAAVRGAYLKGESYAELAERHGVPLNTMRTWLRRSLMKLRECLER; encoded by the coding sequence ATGACGCCGCAGGACATCACCAAGCTGATTGTCCGGACTTCGATGAAGGATCGGGCAGCGTTCGATCTGCTCTACCGGCAGACCAGCGCGAAACTTTTCGGCGTATGCCTTCGTGTATTGAACGACCGGGGAGATGCTGAAGAAGCGCTGCAGGAAGTCTTCGTCAAGATATGGACGAAGGCGGATCGTTTTGCTGTCTCCGATCTGAGCCCGATCTCCTGGCTGGTGGCAATCGCACGCAACCACGCGATCGATCGCGTCAGGGCGCGGCGCAAACCTGCCGCCGATATCGATGCCGCACTCGACGTGGCCGATCCGGCACCGGGACCTGAAGCGATGGTGGTGGCGGGCGACGAATCCGAGCGCATCCATCATTGTCTCGAAGAGCTGGAGAAGGACCGGGCGGCGGCCGTCCGGGGCGCTTATCTCAAGGGCGAAAGTTATGCCGAGCTGGCGGAGCGCCACGGCGTGCCGCTGAACACGATGCGTACCTGGCTGCGCCGCAGCCTGATGAAACTTAGAGAATGTCTGGAAAGATGA
- the argB gene encoding acetylglutamate kinase, with the protein MTEITATAEMQAALLSRALPYMQRYEHKTVVVKYGGHAMGDIELGKAFARDIALLKQSGVNPIVVHGGGPQIGAMLAKMGIESKFEGGLRVTDQKTVEIVEMVLAGSINKEIVALINAEGEWAIGLCGKDGNMVFAEKARKTMIDPDSNIERVLDLGFVGEPVEVDRTLLDLLARSEMIPVLAPVAPGRDGHTYNINADTFAGAIAGACQATRLLFLTDVPGVLDKNKKLIDELTVAEARALIKDGTVSGGMIPKVETCIEAIERGVEGVVILNGKTPHAVLLELFTEHGAGTLIVP; encoded by the coding sequence ATGACGGAGATAACCGCCACCGCCGAAATGCAGGCCGCCCTGCTGTCACGGGCGCTGCCCTACATGCAGCGCTACGAACACAAGACTGTCGTGGTGAAATATGGCGGCCACGCCATGGGCGATATCGAGCTTGGCAAGGCTTTTGCGCGCGACATCGCGCTGTTGAAACAGTCCGGCGTCAACCCGATCGTCGTCCATGGCGGCGGGCCGCAGATCGGCGCCATGCTGGCCAAGATGGGCATCGAATCCAAATTCGAGGGTGGGCTGCGCGTCACCGACCAGAAGACGGTCGAGATCGTCGAAATGGTGCTGGCCGGCTCGATCAACAAGGAGATCGTCGCGCTGATCAACGCCGAGGGCGAATGGGCGATCGGCCTGTGCGGCAAGGACGGCAACATGGTCTTCGCCGAAAAGGCGCGCAAGACCATGATCGACCCGGACTCCAACATCGAGCGCGTGCTCGATCTCGGCTTCGTCGGCGAGCCGGTCGAGGTCGACCGCACGCTGCTCGACCTTCTGGCGCGCTCCGAGATGATCCCGGTGCTGGCTCCGGTGGCGCCCGGCCGCGACGGCCACACCTACAACATCAACGCAGACACGTTCGCCGGCGCCATCGCCGGCGCTTGCCAGGCGACACGTTTGCTGTTCCTCACCGACGTGCCCGGCGTGCTCGACAAGAACAAGAAGCTGATCGACGAGCTGACCGTCGCCGAGGCGAGGGCGCTGATCAAGGACGGCACGGTCTCGGGCGGCATGATCCCCAAGGTCGAGACCTGCATCGAGGCGATCGAGCGCGGCGTCGAAGGCGTCGTCATCCTCAACGGCAAGACGCCGCATGCGGTGCTGCTCGAACTCTTCACCGAACACGGCGCCGGCACGCTGATCGTGCCCTGA
- a CDS encoding RidA family protein, protein MTKRDAIFPAGRQALYEINRYSAAIRSGDFLFVSGQVGSREDGSPEPVFEKQVQLAFDNLAAVLKAAGCTFDDIVDVTTFHTDPAAQWQAIDAVRLKVFREPPYTNWTAVGVNWLAGFDFEIKVIARIPQPA, encoded by the coding sequence ATGACCAAACGCGATGCAATCTTCCCCGCCGGCCGGCAGGCTCTGTACGAGATCAACCGCTATTCGGCGGCGATCCGTTCGGGAGACTTTCTGTTCGTCTCCGGCCAGGTCGGCAGCCGCGAGGATGGATCGCCCGAGCCGGTTTTCGAGAAGCAGGTCCAGCTTGCCTTCGACAACCTCGCGGCCGTGCTGAAGGCCGCCGGCTGCACGTTCGACGACATTGTCGACGTCACCACGTTCCACACCGATCCGGCCGCGCAGTGGCAGGCAATTGACGCCGTCCGACTGAAGGTGTTCCGGGAACCACCTTATACGAACTGGACCGCGGTGGGCGTCAACTGGCTGGCGGGCTTCGACTTCGAGATAAAGGTCATCGCGCGCATCCCCCAGCCCGCCTGA
- the bchE gene encoding magnesium-protoporphyrin IX monomethyl ester anaerobic oxidative cyclase produces the protein MKIVLINPPHTAIGSRVPDDHLPPLGLLAIGGPLIDAGHQVRLVDAEFGPMPLGTVVRDALHDFPDFVLIGHSGSTSAHPTALLIAGMIKQREPATIIIYGGVFPTYHWRDILAATDVFDFIVRGEGEATVVALVEALEMHQPPASVAGIAFRDDLRRPFATQAAMTIAELDAYRVGWELIDHSRYSYWGGKRAVVMQFSRGCPHLCNYCGQRGFWTRWRHRDPKKFAQEIAWLHRKHGVELINLADENPTVSKKAWRAFLDALIAENVPVLIVGSTRADDIVRDADILHLYRKAGVIRWLLGMENTDEQTLQLIRKGGSTSSDREAIRLLRKHGILSMATWVAGFEDEGFRDLWRGFRQLIAYDPDQIQALYVTPHRWTPFFRIARDRKVIQRDARLWDYKHQVLHMTRLKPWMLFFSVKLIELAVQSRPKALARIVFHPDPEQRHSMRWYTKMGRRVWFREVWGFLARDGRVKDGPTLAEFWGAPQDAEEESMIVAPRPPRKAAVAISPGT, from the coding sequence ATGAAAATCGTCCTGATCAATCCGCCGCACACCGCCATCGGCAGCCGGGTGCCGGACGATCACCTGCCGCCGCTTGGTCTGCTGGCGATCGGCGGCCCGCTGATCGATGCCGGCCATCAGGTGCGGCTGGTCGATGCCGAATTTGGGCCGATGCCGCTCGGCACGGTGGTGCGCGACGCTCTGCATGACTTCCCGGACTTCGTCCTGATCGGCCATTCCGGCTCGACCTCGGCGCACCCGACCGCCCTGCTGATCGCAGGCATGATCAAGCAGCGCGAGCCGGCGACGATCATCATCTATGGCGGCGTTTTCCCGACCTATCACTGGCGCGACATATTGGCGGCGACCGATGTCTTCGACTTCATCGTGCGCGGCGAGGGCGAGGCGACCGTGGTGGCGCTGGTCGAGGCGCTGGAAATGCACCAGCCACCGGCGAGCGTCGCCGGCATCGCCTTTCGCGACGATCTGCGCCGGCCCTTCGCCACGCAGGCGGCCATGACGATCGCCGAGCTCGACGCCTACCGCGTCGGCTGGGAGCTGATCGACCACAGCCGTTACAGCTATTGGGGCGGTAAGCGCGCCGTGGTCATGCAGTTTTCACGCGGCTGCCCGCATCTGTGCAACTATTGCGGCCAGCGTGGCTTCTGGACCCGCTGGCGGCATCGCGATCCCAAAAAGTTCGCGCAGGAAATCGCCTGGCTGCACCGTAAACACGGCGTCGAACTGATCAACCTCGCTGACGAGAATCCGACGGTTTCGAAGAAGGCGTGGCGCGCCTTTCTCGATGCGCTGATCGCCGAGAACGTGCCGGTGCTGATCGTCGGTTCGACCCGCGCCGACGACATCGTGCGCGACGCCGACATCCTGCACCTCTACCGCAAGGCCGGTGTCATCCGCTGGCTGCTCGGCATGGAAAACACCGACGAGCAGACGCTGCAATTGATCCGCAAGGGCGGCAGCACCTCATCCGACCGCGAAGCGATCAGGCTGTTGCGAAAGCACGGCATATTGTCGATGGCGACCTGGGTGGCCGGCTTCGAGGATGAGGGGTTTCGCGACCTGTGGCGCGGCTTTCGTCAGCTGATCGCCTACGACCCCGACCAGATCCAGGCGCTTTACGTGACACCGCATCGCTGGACGCCGTTCTTCCGCATCGCGCGCGACCGCAAGGTCATCCAGAGGGATGCCCGCCTGTGGGACTACAAACACCAGGTGCTGCACATGACCCGGCTGAAGCCATGGATGCTGTTCTTCAGCGTCAAGCTGATAGAACTCGCCGTACAGTCGCGGCCGAAGGCGCTGGCACGCATCGTGTTCCACCCCGACCCCGAGCAGCGGCATTCGATGCGCTGGTACACGAAAATGGGCCGCCGGGTCTGGTTCCGCGAGGTCTGGGGCTTTCTGGCCCGCGACGGCAGGGTGAAGGACGGCCCGACGCTTGCCGAATTCTGGGGCGCGCCACAGGACGCGGAGGAGGAATCGATGATCGTTGCACCACGTCCGCCGCGCAAGGCGGCCGTCGCCATCTCGCCGGGCACCTGA
- a CDS encoding Lrp/AsnC family transcriptional regulator, with product MPQFDDFEIKMLDVLQRDGRKPVSELAQEIGLSTTPCARRFEALQDAGIIKGFAAVISRRAVGLMVEVFIQVRLVSHSDGSPEKFIAAMQRMDEVSACWTMTGDHDFLLHVMVPSVDELNAFVMHRLMRLDGVRDVHTQLVLQNIKGPGHVPLAHLRR from the coding sequence ATGCCTCAATTCGATGATTTCGAGATCAAGATGCTCGATGTCCTGCAGCGCGACGGCCGCAAGCCCGTCTCCGAACTGGCGCAGGAGATCGGCCTGTCGACGACACCATGCGCGCGGCGCTTCGAGGCGCTGCAGGACGCCGGCATCATCAAGGGCTTTGCCGCGGTGATCAGCCGCCGCGCGGTCGGCCTGATGGTCGAGGTCTTCATCCAGGTGCGCCTGGTCAGCCACAGCGACGGCTCGCCGGAAAAGTTCATTGCCGCCATGCAGCGCATGGACGAGGTGTCGGCGTGCTGGACGATGACGGGCGATCACGATTTCCTGCTGCATGTCATGGTGCCGTCGGTCGACGAGCTCAACGCCTTTGTCATGCACCGGCTGATGCGGCTCGACGGCGTGCGCGACGTCCACACGCAGCTTGTGCTGCAGAACATCAAGGGGCCCGGCCACGTGCCCCTCGCGCATCTCAGGCGATGA
- the phhA gene encoding phenylalanine 4-monooxygenase: protein MTTMSVAEYARDCAAQGLRGDYSVCRADFTVAQGYDYSVEEQAVWRTLCDRQTKLTRKLAHHSYLDGVEKLGLLDRIPDFEDVSAKLRKLTGWEIVAVPGLIPAAPFFDHLANRRFPVTNWLRTRQELDYIVEPDMFHDFFGHVPVLSQPVFADFMQMYGKKAGDIIALGGDEMITRLYWYTAEYGLMQEAGQPLKAFGAGLMSSFTELQFAVDSKNAHHVPFDLEMVMRTGYEIDKFQRAYFVLPSFDALRDAFQTADFEAIVARRKGQPALDPATV from the coding sequence ATGACGACGATGAGTGTTGCCGAATATGCCCGCGACTGCGCGGCGCAGGGGTTGCGCGGCGACTATTCGGTCTGCCGTGCCGATTTCACCGTGGCGCAGGGCTATGACTACAGCGTCGAGGAACAGGCGGTGTGGCGCACTCTGTGCGACCGCCAGACCAAGCTGACGCGCAAGCTCGCCCACCACTCCTATCTCGACGGCGTCGAAAAACTCGGCCTGCTCGACCGCATCCCCGATTTCGAGGATGTCAGCGCCAAGCTGCGCAAGCTGACCGGCTGGGAGATCGTCGCCGTGCCGGGTCTTATTCCGGCCGCCCCCTTCTTCGACCACCTCGCCAACCGCCGCTTCCCGGTCACCAACTGGCTGCGCACCAGGCAGGAACTCGACTACATCGTCGAGCCGGACATGTTCCACGATTTCTTCGGCCATGTGCCGGTGCTGTCGCAGCCGGTCTTCGCCGACTTCATGCAGATGTATGGCAAGAAGGCCGGCGACATCATCGCTCTCGGCGGTGACGAGATGATCACCCGGCTCTACTGGTACACGGCAGAGTACGGCCTTATGCAGGAGGCTGGCCAACCGCTGAAGGCCTTTGGCGCCGGCCTGATGTCGTCCTTTACCGAACTGCAGTTCGCTGTCGACAGCAAGAATGCGCACCATGTGCCCTTCGACTTGGAAATGGTGATGCGCACCGGCTACGAGATCGACAAGTTCCAGCGCGCCTATTTCGTGCTGCCGTCCTTCGACGCCTTGCGCGATGCCTTCCAGACTGCCGATTTCGAGGCGATCGTCGCACGCCGCAAGGGCCAGCCGGCGCTCGACCCGGCGACGGTCTAG
- a CDS encoding VOC family protein — protein MSKMIFVNLPVRDLQAATNFYLAIGGTLNPQFSNDQASSIMFSDSIGVMLLTYQHYSQFTARQIGDPKRDSQMLIALTADSKDEVNAVIEKGVAAGGRADPNPAQDLGFMFNRHIEDPDGNVWEFLWMNPAAMQ, from the coding sequence ATGAGCAAAATGATTTTCGTCAATCTACCGGTGCGCGATCTGCAGGCAGCGACCAACTTCTATCTCGCGATCGGCGGCACGCTGAATCCGCAGTTCTCGAACGACCAGGCCAGTTCGATCATGTTCTCCGACTCGATCGGGGTCATGTTGCTGACATACCAGCATTACAGCCAGTTCACAGCGCGGCAGATCGGCGACCCCAAGCGTGACAGCCAGATGCTGATCGCGCTCACCGCCGACAGCAAGGACGAGGTCAATGCCGTAATCGAGAAGGGCGTGGCGGCAGGCGGCCGCGCCGATCCCAACCCAGCGCAGGATCTCGGTTTCATGTTCAACCGCCACATCGAAGACCCCGACGGCAACGTCTGGGAATTCCTGTGGATGAACCCCGCCGCCATGCAATAG
- a CDS encoding TetR/AcrR family transcriptional regulator produces MEIDGETRSARKDREIIQAATAAFIGKGYDGTSMEEIATKAGASKQTVYKHFTDKETLFCEVVLSTAGQVNDIIESVTTLLSEAKFMEGGLQQLARRLIAVLMDEELLKLRRLIIANADRMPQLGRSWYEKGFERMLASTAACFQKLTNRGLIQTSDPYLAASHLFGMLLWIPMNEAMFTGSNRRSKAELERHADASVAAFLVAYGVQPK; encoded by the coding sequence ATGGAAATCGACGGTGAGACCAGATCAGCACGCAAGGATCGTGAGATCATCCAGGCGGCCACGGCGGCGTTCATCGGCAAGGGCTATGATGGAACCAGCATGGAGGAAATCGCCACCAAAGCGGGGGCTTCCAAGCAGACCGTCTACAAGCATTTCACCGACAAGGAGACCCTGTTCTGCGAAGTCGTTCTGTCAACCGCTGGCCAGGTCAACGACATCATCGAGTCCGTGACGACGCTGCTTTCCGAGGCGAAATTCATGGAAGGCGGCCTGCAGCAGCTTGCCCGACGTCTGATAGCGGTTCTCATGGATGAAGAGCTGTTGAAGCTGCGGCGCCTGATTATCGCCAATGCGGATCGAATGCCGCAGCTTGGCCGCAGTTGGTACGAAAAAGGTTTTGAGCGCATGCTTGCCTCGACGGCGGCTTGCTTTCAAAAGCTCACCAATCGAGGACTGATACAAACCAGCGACCCCTATCTGGCGGCCAGCCATCTTTTTGGAATGCTTCTTTGGATCCCGATGAATGAAGCTATGTTCACGGGAAGCAACCGGCGCTCCAAGGCAGAACTTGAACGGCACGCGGATGCCTCGGTGGCGGCGTTTCTTGTCGCCTATGGGGTCCAGCCGAAATAG
- a CDS encoding MarR family winged helix-turn-helix transcriptional regulator codes for MIEINSSSENRDDLTRAIGLAIMQWQDATQAYDEAVGMRLGLNMAERHCIGLLYGGPQSAGAVATATGLTPAAVTALIDRLEARGLLTRTRSLEDRRKVVIEATEATRELSARYYGAIAREGEKVIATFSDAEFATISRFVNAALDLQRAQLARLKAEGSDSPGR; via the coding sequence ATGATCGAAATAAATTCGTCAAGCGAGAATCGTGACGACCTGACAAGGGCCATCGGCCTTGCCATCATGCAGTGGCAGGACGCGACCCAGGCCTATGACGAAGCGGTGGGGATGCGGCTCGGACTGAACATGGCCGAGCGCCATTGCATCGGGCTGCTCTATGGCGGCCCGCAATCGGCCGGTGCGGTCGCCACCGCGACCGGGCTGACGCCGGCGGCGGTGACGGCGCTGATCGACCGGCTGGAGGCGCGCGGCCTGCTGACGCGCACGCGCAGTCTCGAGGACCGGCGCAAAGTGGTGATCGAAGCGACCGAGGCGACGCGGGAGCTGTCGGCGCGCTATTACGGCGCCATTGCGCGGGAGGGTGAAAAGGTGATCGCCACCTTCAGCGACGCCGAGTTCGCGACAATATCGCGCTTCGTCAATGCCGCGCTCGACTTGCAGCGCGCTCAGCTTGCGCGGCTGAAGGCCGAGGGGTCGGACAGCCCCGGGCGATAG